One region of Chryseobacterium sp. C-71 genomic DNA includes:
- a CDS encoding CorA family divalent cation transporter translates to MPINTIYRDSGCEWIDVEAPTDEDMKYLHERYEINNLLLEDTLDPNHLPKYEEDGNVKFFLLRESTELERKNLNTISDISTKIGIFLLEKTIITVHRMKAKSIAETKKELTESSDHVHPHKIALMISLVIMKTFDDEAISLFETMDNIENEIFLKNTNHTNQIRRLYKLKRKSGLNSRVLTISNDAIDKFKLLKLEDSEVVDLKDKQKDVVADFDHLNIQITNLISMFLALSDQKANQVMKVLAIYSVYFLPITFIAGLYGMNFDNMPELHTKHGYFYTLGLMGVIVICTFIYARRKQW, encoded by the coding sequence ATGCCTATCAATACAATTTACAGAGATTCGGGATGCGAATGGATAGACGTAGAAGCACCTACGGACGAAGATATGAAGTACCTTCATGAAAGATATGAGATCAACAATCTCCTTTTGGAAGACACTTTAGACCCCAATCACTTACCCAAATATGAAGAAGACGGAAACGTGAAATTCTTCCTCCTTCGGGAAAGCACCGAACTCGAACGGAAAAACCTCAACACCATTAGCGATATCAGTACCAAAATCGGGATTTTCCTTTTAGAAAAAACCATTATCACGGTACACAGAATGAAGGCAAAAAGTATTGCTGAAACCAAGAAAGAACTTACCGAAAGTTCTGATCATGTACATCCTCATAAAATTGCTCTGATGATTTCGTTGGTCATTATGAAAACCTTTGACGATGAAGCCATCAGCCTTTTTGAGACGATGGATAATATTGAAAACGAAATTTTTCTTAAAAATACAAACCATACCAATCAAATCCGAAGACTTTATAAACTAAAGCGTAAATCAGGACTGAATTCGAGGGTTTTGACCATCTCCAATGATGCCATTGATAAGTTTAAATTATTGAAACTGGAAGATTCTGAAGTCGTCGATTTAAAAGACAAACAGAAGGATGTTGTTGCCGATTTTGATCACTTGAATATTCAGATTACCAACCTAATTTCGATGTTTCTGGCATTGTCTGATCAGAAAGCCAATCAGGTGATGAAAGTTTTGGCAATTTACTCGGTGTACTTTTTACCGATCACTTTTATTGCAGGATTATACGGAATGAACTTCGACAATATGCCTGAACTCCATACCAAGCACGGATATTTTTATACTTTGGGCTTAATGGGGGTGATTGTGATTTGTACATTTATTTATGCGAGGAGGAAACAGTGGTAG
- a CDS encoding 3-oxoacyl-ACP synthase III family protein, producing MIKSTIKGIGFHVPDHVVTNDDLAKLMTTNDEWITERTGIKERRHRINRNDAQETTAFLGFKASEKALQHAGITAKDIDYIVFATLSPDYYFPGCGVLLQDMLGCDTIGALDVRNQCSGFVYAMSVANAFIKSGTYKNILVVGAEVHSFGLDFSDEGRGVSVIFGDGAGAIVLSATEDENAGDILAMNMHSEGKYADELCTQFPGSKYGWSDRMRKEPENVTDKEVYPIMNGNFVFKHAVTRFPETMQEALDKAGKTIKDLDMFIPHQANLRIAQFVQQKFGLPDEKIHNNIQKYGNTTAASIPIALSEAIELGKVKRGDLVLLSAFGSGFTWGSVLFQY from the coding sequence ATGATTAAAAGTACAATAAAAGGAATCGGATTTCATGTTCCGGATCACGTTGTAACCAATGATGATTTAGCCAAATTAATGACCACCAATGATGAATGGATTACTGAGCGAACGGGCATCAAAGAGCGCAGACACAGAATCAACAGAAATGATGCGCAGGAAACTACAGCATTTCTTGGTTTTAAAGCTTCTGAAAAAGCACTTCAACATGCTGGCATAACGGCAAAAGATATTGATTATATTGTTTTTGCAACGCTTTCACCGGATTATTATTTTCCTGGTTGTGGCGTGTTGCTTCAGGATATGTTGGGTTGCGATACAATCGGAGCTTTAGATGTTAGAAATCAGTGTTCAGGTTTTGTATATGCGATGAGTGTTGCCAATGCTTTTATTAAATCTGGTACTTATAAAAATATTCTGGTTGTAGGCGCAGAAGTTCATTCTTTCGGACTTGATTTTTCGGATGAAGGAAGAGGAGTTTCTGTAATTTTCGGGGATGGGGCAGGAGCAATTGTACTTTCGGCAACTGAAGACGAAAATGCAGGTGATATTTTAGCCATGAATATGCATTCTGAAGGAAAGTACGCCGATGAATTATGCACCCAATTCCCAGGTTCAAAATACGGTTGGAGTGACAGAATGAGAAAAGAACCTGAAAATGTAACCGACAAAGAAGTTTACCCGATCATGAATGGAAATTTCGTTTTCAAACATGCAGTAACAAGGTTCCCTGAAACGATGCAGGAAGCTTTAGATAAAGCTGGAAAAACGATTAAAGATTTAGATATGTTTATTCCGCATCAGGCGAATCTGAGAATTGCTCAGTTTGTACAGCAAAAATTTGGTTTACCGGACGAAAAAATTCACAACAACATCCAAAAATACGGAAATACAACCGCCGCTTCTATCCCGATTGCTTTGAGTGAAGCGATAGAACTTGGGAAAGTTAAAAGAGGAGATTTAGTACTTCTTTCAGCTTTTGGAAGTGGGTTTACTTGGGGAAGTGTATTATTTCAATACTAA
- a CDS encoding thioredoxin family protein encodes MKKTAILSLLFFAVIAFGQGIKFEEGNFKSLLAKAKKENKLIFIDAYAVWCGPCKLMVKNIFPLKPVGDYYNANFINAKIDMEKGEGIDLAKKYNVKAFPTYLFINGDGEEVHRTLGYVEEKDFIQFAMDAGDPNKRLTALKQKFEKGEKDPEFLKNLAGLTIYNDSDFAGRVLDRYFSAKTTLDKDDVQMILAGTQSTESPLYKIFQNKKEEIIKVFPADRYEMFDKNIKLNTIMKKTYSADTKKWNDDYFYTETQKFLTKEESEKLLKRAKSNRALKDKDFATYEKMTLDLYKDYSAANSEELNSIAWNFFENVNTKSSLETAVKWAQESVKKKEEYANTDTLANLYNKIGDKKNAKLWAEKSIALGKAEGQDTADTEKILKSL; translated from the coding sequence TATTATCACTTCTTTTCTTTGCCGTGATTGCATTCGGACAAGGAATTAAATTTGAAGAAGGAAATTTTAAAAGCCTTTTAGCAAAAGCAAAAAAAGAAAACAAACTGATTTTCATTGACGCTTATGCAGTTTGGTGCGGACCGTGTAAACTGATGGTGAAAAACATTTTCCCTTTAAAGCCTGTTGGTGATTATTACAATGCCAATTTCATCAATGCTAAAATTGACATGGAGAAGGGTGAGGGTATAGATTTAGCAAAAAAATACAATGTAAAAGCTTTCCCAACTTATCTTTTCATCAATGGTGACGGTGAAGAAGTTCACAGGACTTTAGGATATGTTGAGGAGAAAGACTTTATCCAGTTTGCAATGGATGCAGGAGATCCAAACAAAAGACTGACTGCTCTAAAACAAAAATTCGAAAAAGGAGAAAAAGATCCTGAATTCTTAAAAAATCTTGCAGGTCTTACTATTTATAATGATTCAGACTTTGCAGGAAGAGTTCTGGACCGTTATTTCAGTGCAAAAACCACTTTAGATAAGGACGATGTTCAGATGATTCTTGCAGGAACTCAAAGTACCGAAAGTCCTTTGTATAAGATTTTCCAGAATAAAAAAGAAGAAATCATTAAAGTTTTCCCGGCTGACCGTTACGAAATGTTTGACAAAAACATTAAGCTAAATACGATCATGAAAAAAACGTACAGCGCCGATACAAAAAAATGGAATGACGATTATTTCTACACTGAAACTCAGAAATTCTTAACAAAAGAAGAATCTGAAAAGCTTTTAAAAAGAGCAAAATCAAACAGAGCTTTAAAAGACAAAGATTTCGCAACGTATGAGAAAATGACTTTAGATCTTTATAAGGATTATTCTGCTGCAAATTCAGAAGAATTAAATTCAATTGCATGGAATTTCTTTGAAAACGTCAACACAAAATCTTCTCTTGAAACTGCAGTAAAATGGGCTCAGGAATCTGTAAAGAAAAAAGAAGAATACGCAAATACAGATACTCTTGCCAATCTTTATAACAAAATCGGGGACAAGAAAAACGCTAAACTTTGGGCTGAAAAGTCTATCGCCTTAGGAAAAGCAGAAGGTCAAGATACTGCTGATACAGAAAAAATATTGAAGAGTTTATAA